tacaaacacttttccttaacatttcatttaaattcatgttttgaaatctaaaatgtttgtgTACTGACTCagtaatgtagaagtcataaaataaaaatctgtaacaaagtttgcactaaaaaaaaagggtgcCTAGACTTTtggacagtactgtacattttcaccAACATATTTTGATCAGATACTCTTATTCCATATCAGTTGATCCGCTAGACCCCCAATCTCTACATGTCTGAGATAAATGACCCATTTGTCCCCCATGTTGTTGGGGGTCCCCCTAGAGTTACTACAATGCTGAACCGGCCTCTTAAGTAAAATCACGGTAGTACAATTTAGAGTAATGTTCTTGTTTTCAAATACATTAAATGAAAATGCTTGTTCATTTTTGAGGCTTTCGTTCCCTGTACCTTTTGTCATCCTTGCTACCAGCAGCGGCTATCATAAACAatacaaacgaacaaaaaaaaggttaacaCTTTTCACTGAAGAATACGTTATTACAAATTGAGAACTTTTCTCTAATCCCTGTATGAAATTGAAATATATTCACGGATCAATTTATGACAACAGTGATTTAATTTCTCTTAATGACTAAAGGATATTATGATGACTCTATGTGTTACACATTACTGTTCTTTATGttcttaaaatatttcacacttaaaatgtacattaataAAGAATGTGTCTTGGCTTATATTTCCTGGCTAGTCTTCATACGTGattaaatcaaatcaataaCGGATTCAAATTTTAGACCCTATAAAAAAGCTCAGGTAGAAGTACAAGATTAAAACAATAGCCCCATCTGCTGGAGAAACACACCTAATGTGCCTACTAACGTCCTAAACAATTCTGAAATATTATGCTATAGATTACATGCCATTTTAAAATACTAGTTagtactgtagtgtgtgtgtgtgtttaggtatAGCCAATCTGTTGTAAGACATGTGGCCCTGAAAGGCTACAGAACATTTTTGACAAGGAATTCATCGATTTGTGTTTTACTCCTATTTTTACAATTTGTAGGCTACATTTAATGGTGGTATGTTCTTCCATCCAGCctgccacccccccccccccccccccccccaccagtgtttaaacatttctattatttgaattaataataataaaaaagtttatcaTTGTATTATCGCTATGTATTATGTCTAACACGTAGACTCATTACAATAATtatacatccattttccaaattgtttatcctacacagggtcaggATAATCATTATTCATAATAAAGTAAGCATTTTCATTTAACAATTTCAAGgtcaaactaaataaataaaaatttaacttAATTTCTCTACACACTACGGCAGCACCTGActtcacatttatataaaactaCAGGAAATAAAGAGTATGTATAGCTGATGAAGCTTCTTTCTGTATTCACgtagatcccccccccccccccccaaccaccCCCCACTGTGTGACCAGGTTTGTTTAATTAAGCTGTGCAAGAAATCAACACCCTTGATCTCATTTTGGTTTAAAGCCCAATTTCACAACAAAATTTTATTGGACTATTTTTGCTTTATGTAAAAATCATATCTGGGGTTAGAATTTAGTCAAggcaaaaaatgtaaatataatattcataattCTGTGCAACTACATGAGAACTAAAAGGACATTGGATTCCAAATTGCTGAATGATTTAgttaaaaatgagcaaagaatgAGCCATGCTGCCCAAGTTAAACATTTATTAGAAAGTTTGAAAGTACAAAGGTGGAGTTATTAACTGAACTTTAAATCGATTTCAAggaacagaaagacagagaaattGTGAAAATATGAACATATGAAAGATTAACACATCTTTATGCCaattcctcttcctcttcatcaaACTCGCCCTCCTCTTCAGCTGTGGCATCCTGGTACTGCTGGTACTCAGACACAAGGTCATTCATGTTGCTCTCTGCCTCAGTGAACTCCATCTCATCCATTCCTTCTCCTGTGTACCAATGCAGGAAGGCCTTTCTCCTGAACATGGCTGTGAACTGCTCCGAGATGCGCTTGAACATCTCCTGGATGGCTGTGCTGTTGCCAATGAAGGTGGCAGCCATCTTAAGCCCTCTTGGTGGGATGTCACATACGGCTGTTTTGACATTGTTGGGGATCCATTCCACAAAATAGCTGCTATTTTTGTTTTGCACATTGAGCATCTGCTCATCCACCTCTTTCATAGACATGCGGCCCCGGAAGATAGCAGCCACAGTCAGGTAGCGGCCATGGCGTGGATCACACGCCGCCATCATATTCTTGGCATCAAACATCTGTTGTGTTAGTTCAGGCACGGTGAGTGCACGGTACTGCTGGCTCCCCCTGCTGGTGAGTGGGGCAAAACCAGGTATGAAAAAGTGCAGACGAGGGAAGGGCACCATATTGACAGCCAGTTTTCGCAGGTCAGCGTTGAGCTGCCCAGGAAAACGGAGGCAGGTGGTTACACCACTCATGGTGGCAGAAACAAGATGGTTGAGATCGCCATAAGTGGGAGTTGTGAGCTTTAAAGTGCGGAAACAGATGTCATAAAGTGCTTCATTGTCAATGCAGTATGTCTCATCAGTATTCTCCACCAGTTGGTGCACAGACAGAGTGGCGTTGTAGGGCTCTACCACAGTGTCTGAGACTTTAGGAGATGGCACAACACTGAACGTGTTCATGATGCGGTCGGGATACTCCTCACGGATCTTGCTGATGAGCAGCGTGCCCATGCCCGACCCGGTGCCCCCACCCAAGGAGTGAGTGAGCTGGAAGCCCTGTAGGCAGTCACAGCTCTCAGCCTCCTTACGCACAACATCCAGCACCGAGTCCACCAGCTCAGCACCTTCAGTATAATGGCCTTTGGCCCAGTTGTTTCCAGCCCCACTCTGACCTGTGAAAAGCAGGACAATAAGGCTAAATTACAACATAAAGACACCACAAACATggcattttaaacaattaaagtgatctatataaaaatgtgtgcttAATACATGCATTACTATCCAAAAGAAAATATCCAGATCTTTGAATGCATTTTTGGAACTTTCTAGATACACCTTAAGAAATATATGTTGTATACATTGGTTGTGACCTACATAtctaaaatgagaaaaatatactaTTCAATTCTTCATTCAATGTGACCTTGCATTTCTTTCCCTCATTTCTCTAAATCTGCATTATATTGGGGTAAACTGGACCCTCTGACTGCATTCATCCACTCATTCAGCATTGCTTATGAGCATGACAAAATGTGGCCCAGACACaagatgtaataaataaaaagatgcgTTCATGTTGGGCAAAACATTACTTTAGGACAGATATTTTACATCTGTATCCAGCcatctccccccacccccaactagaagaacattttatttcagtagCACTTTAAAGGCCATGTAAGAAATACCTAGTTTACATTCAGGGGTTCAACCAGACAGATGGACAGTCTTACAATATTTTGAAGGATtctgaaaagtaaaactttGCTCATTCATGTATTTAATCATTTAGGAAGTCCTACATCTTACTTGCTCAAAAATTCCCTGGATATCCCCCAGATCTCTCCATAAccccttaaaaacaaaaacttatgCATTCAAGGACTGCACATGTGTGACAACAGATTGTCTAAAAAGGCAATAGGTAAGTTGTTTGCACAATATTGAATTATTGTGAAGGATCTGAAGACAATATGTAAGGGAATTATTTCAGAGTGAAACTGCACTTCTGGGTTTGGGTATGGGGATTAGCAATCAGAATTTGACTGGTTTACAGAAACTGGGCATGTCTTTGCaaacagtatttattttattttttttttatcatcccACCATTTAGCCAAAATTCAGAGGCAGGAgaaaaaacctaaacaaaaataaataaataaatcacaatgtGACAAAGGAGATGAGCAAacaaggataaaaaaaaaaaaaaaaattttatttcaatcattaaaactaaaatgaaatataaatgtcaCCCACCAAACACGAAGTTGTCTGGTCTGAACACTTGTCCAAAAGGACCAGATCTTACAGAGTCCATGGTCCCTGGCTCCAAGTCCACCAGTACAGCCCGGGGAACATACTTTCCACCTGTTTCACCACAGGACACACTTTCACTACGGCCAGTTAAGCATTTAAGGTGAGTAATTAAACCGTAAGCTTATTTGGACAAAAGGTGAAGCTATGAATAGCCGGGTTTACCAGTGGCTTCGTTGTAATACACGTTAATCCGCTCCAGCTGCAGGTCGCTGTCACCGTAGTAGGTACCGGTCGGGTCGATTCCGTGTTCATCACTGATCACCTCCCAAAACTACAACAACATCAAATTACAAAACCAGACCGTTATTATAGTCAGTGGTTACTACAGCATGTTCGTAACGTTAGCAAACTAGCTCGAGCAGCGCAGTCAAGGCATCAGCAgcaatttcaaataaaaaacaacaaacaaaccaaaaaagcaGCTATTTTCGACTTTAACCCTGAAATAAATCAGCCACGTCGTAGTTAACGTTCAGTTAAACATGAGAAAAGTAGCTTAATTAGCTAACTCATCAACAACTGCTGCTAATATTCTTGTTGCTAAGTAACCGACATTTCCAACGAccacttttttcccctgcaAGTTAACCAACTAATAAAACTAAACGGtaagaattataataatattcaaGTTCTAAACTTACTTTTGCACCGATTTGATTCCCACACTGACCAGCTTGCATGTGAACGATTTCCCTCATTCTGAGAAGCGTTTACTAAACACAAACCGTGACCTCAAACACACTCGTCCTCACACTCCTAAGCGTGTTGTAtcaactggaataaagttggcttgatgttggatgttcgatattcgcgaatgtgcggaaattaagggaccgtttctaaagttacatacgacattgttaaacacgattctaacttcaatagcatctgaagggaatgacttacagtcatataaccaactggaaagtgttcatctaggtgtccggtatgatgcacaccttttagaattctgatatttaaccttacaatgcatgaaccaaaaaaccttcacgaatgcataaagggggtcaaaatgacccgtactggatCGAATGGTTTCcttcaaaaaatagatgtcccatggcaatatttatatatgatttaatagtttattttgttaaatatcaaaaatctaaaaggtgtgcagcATACCTGatacctagatgaacactttccagttggttgggtgactgtacatcattcccttcaaatgctattgaacttagaaacgtgtataacaatgtcgtatgtaactttagatacggtcccttaatttccgcagttctgcgaatatcgaacgtccaacgtcaaaccaactttattccagttttGTTTCGGGGACTTTTTGGCCACAAAAAAAATGCGTTCCGTCTCTATAGAGACTGGAATTCCGACTCGTTTTTGTGAATCAGATCAGACTCTACTCAGCTCACCAATAAGAGCCGACTCTTTCGACTCCATATGTCTCAATGACATTTTTCCCGATATTTGTGAAGGTTCTTCTTTGTCCAACTATGGCTGAAATTGTTTAATGAAATCTAACTCCACCCtccaattaacaaaaaaacaaacaaaactttacattgcattatatactgtacaatgcATTTGAATAACTGTTTCAGCAAGGGACCACACATGTACATCCACAAAAACAGTAAGCATCCCTCCACTGTTGTGTTCTGTTTTATCTGTGTTTCAGTATGAAGATTTATTTCCACTTATCCTGCTACGTGCATTAACTTCCCTCAGACACACTGAGTCAAACACACCATTCGTGCAAACAAACAGCTCAAATGATGAAGACATTTTCATGGAGGTATTTAAGCAGTTATCCAGCCTATAtccaggaaaaaaataaatttaacatgcacacagaacctacttttcttttcatgaaATCACACACCGATTTACTATTAGTTACTGTACTATTACTAGATAGGGGTTTGAGTAAAGTTCAGCCTGTCCACAAGAATTGTGGGAGGTACAATCagtaaggttagggttaggcaaTACATGGGCATCACTTTGTTTGAAAGGTGGTGGAGATAAAGACATGGTGTGGAAAGTAGTAATATAGATATCAACAGGAATTACCTGCttgagctgagtgaatgaaaatcagtaaactaaaacactttattagtggTTAATTAACACACCCAAATGCATCCCATGAGAGTTTAATCAGATTCATAGACAACATAAACACAATACTACAACATGCATCTGCACAaaattacatgaacacacaactaTCTGTGACAGCCATAGTCAGGAGCTGGTAAGGAACACTTACTAGCACAGAAAtcttaataagtatttaaatagaTATGTTAAATAGATATGAAAGTTAATAGATATGATAAATTTCCTTTCAAATATTCCTGTCTATCTTGCCTCTGTGCACAATATCATACTTTCTGTATCTGCAtgtgagtgtttattttaaatggaggCACAATGCCTAGGGAATTGGTCATCAATTTTTTCTGAAGACATCTGTGGAAGAAATAGCCTTAACACGAGCTTCATTTCTTAATTGAATGTGAGCTTAATCATAGATATCATCTAAATAggtgatgtgcttttattttccttattcCTGCAGTGGCTGACCTTTGAAGATTTAACATGTTTGACTTTCTTTTCAACTAGGGTGCTGGTGGAGCGCATGGTGAAAATCTatgttcctacattcatatGTTATGTTAGATACCAGACTCTCTTATGTTGAAggtacttcataaaaaaaataaaataaaatgaatttaaaaaaaaaccctgaatataaaaatgaatcaagacagatccaaataaacaataaagttccaatgaacagtaaagctACACGTTCTGTTtttctaacttgttcagtacttgtaatacagattaaatacctGTGGGCAGAtgatgtaaactatggatctggtccaatgttatttgggaagaAAGATCAAGCTGAATTTTCTCGACATAAATttttgtgtagtttgttatcagattgtctagatgtacatcacacatctgatgaacgagatttcctctcccatGCTGTAATGATGGCGGGAAACTAGGACTTAATTTCATATACcgtagaaaggtcatatagaacatggagaaatctcattgggaattgagtcacctttcacgttgccttttattctgatcacaaccagacagttatattgtttctgagtttagtctttgtttagtattttttgatgctgaagaagcaaaaatctaagaaacccttaaccttcagactaatgatttgcaatgtctgaacacagTGCTTGAAAAGAAACATGTATAACGAACCTGAAAAGGtagaaaggggttctatgaattagttaatgggtatctctctctctttatatcacTATTAAAGTAGtgcttaaacagatacatatagacagttttattttgtacacgcataccaacttaatcttcacctatcatcattCCCTGTTAACGAAATCTGTTACCACCTAATTAAACAGTTTAaatcactaaccaaagtaagtatacaaactgaagctatgataaaagaacaaaaacaacgaaCCTTTcttaaagaaattcctaaatcctaaGTATATGGCTGTGcaatctgtctattaaataaatgccagtccttcaggctgaaaaagaaggatcagAATATTCtgccagtagtttggcactgtgactcaaaaagttttTTAGTTGTTGATCTGACATCTggaagctaactactgtcccaactgccctacaatactgataatgctcttacacttaagagggctgaatggcagaccttgttaaataatattattatgtttcttccttataatgtcttatattttataaatgtattcttATATTTCTGACCTTTTGAATTTAGTATTTAATGCACAGTCTAAAGAGAAATAGGCCGGGttttcatttcatatatatatatatactgtataaaactgtatatgtgacaaataaaaatcttgaatCTGGTTGCACAGTGtttattcattctttatttagtCAGTTAACATGTGTCCATAGGCCATTTG
This genomic window from Ictalurus punctatus breed USDA103 chromosome 1, Coco_2.0, whole genome shotgun sequence contains:
- the LOC108278890 gene encoding tubulin beta chain isoform X2, translated to MDSVRSGPFGQVFRPDNFVFGQSGAGNNWAKGHYTEGAELVDSVLDVVRKEAESCDCLQGFQLTHSLGGGTGSGMGTLLISKIREEYPDRIMNTFSVVPSPKVSDTVVEPYNATLSVHQLVENTDETYCIDNEALYDICFRTLKLTTPTYGDLNHLVSATMSGVTTCLRFPGQLNADLRKLAVNMVPFPRLHFFIPGFAPLTSRGSQQYRALTVPELTQQMFDAKNMMAACDPRHGRYLTVAAIFRGRMSMKEVDEQMLNVQNKNSSYFVEWIPNNVKTAVCDIPPRGLKMAATFIGNSTAIQEMFKRISEQFTAMFRRKAFLHWYTGEGMDEMEFTEAESNMNDLVSEYQQYQDATAEEEGEFDEEEEELA
- the LOC108278890 gene encoding tubulin beta chain isoform X1, whose translation is MREIVHMQAGQCGNQIGAKFWEVISDEHGIDPTGTYYGDSDLQLERINVYYNEATGGKYVPRAVLVDLEPGTMDSVRSGPFGQVFRPDNFVFGQSGAGNNWAKGHYTEGAELVDSVLDVVRKEAESCDCLQGFQLTHSLGGGTGSGMGTLLISKIREEYPDRIMNTFSVVPSPKVSDTVVEPYNATLSVHQLVENTDETYCIDNEALYDICFRTLKLTTPTYGDLNHLVSATMSGVTTCLRFPGQLNADLRKLAVNMVPFPRLHFFIPGFAPLTSRGSQQYRALTVPELTQQMFDAKNMMAACDPRHGRYLTVAAIFRGRMSMKEVDEQMLNVQNKNSSYFVEWIPNNVKTAVCDIPPRGLKMAATFIGNSTAIQEMFKRISEQFTAMFRRKAFLHWYTGEGMDEMEFTEAESNMNDLVSEYQQYQDATAEEEGEFDEEEEELA